A genome region from Arachis duranensis cultivar V14167 chromosome 6, aradu.V14167.gnm2.J7QH, whole genome shotgun sequence includes the following:
- the LOC127748322 gene encoding zinc finger BED domain-containing protein RICESLEEPER 1-like, translating to MQVWKIECLLEDNQTCDDVVIMNMAFRMKMKFDKYWKDYSTVLAFGAILDPRLKLKFLRFCYKKLDPSTFELKANEVLEKFKRLYGEYINTFGGSTISQSSNQSPMSPEEGRLTKKSKMVMKEFREFDCETQTSKDKDELEIYLKEGLIHTNEDDLKYDVLNFWKINEDRFPTLSVMARDVLSIPITTVASESAFSIGGRVLTKYRSSTLHEHVQMLICTRSWLRGFVPNHDDDEIGEIHEEEASTETMHPPQHL from the exons atgCAAGTTTGGAAAATTGAATGTCTTTTGGAAGACAATCAAACTTGTGATGATGTTGTTATTATGAACATGGCTTTCAGAATGAAGATGAAGTTTGATAAATATTGGAAGGATTATAGCACTGTCTTGGCTTTTGGGGCAATTCTTGATCCTCGATTAAAGTTAAAGTTCTTGaggttttgttacaaaaaactaGATCCTTCAACCTTTGAATTGAAGGCAAATGAAGTATTGGAGAAATTTAAAAGGTTGTATGGAGAGTACATAAATACTTTTGGTGGTTCAACAATTTCTCAAAGTAGTAATCAATCTCCTATGTCACCTGAAGAAGGAAGGCTTACAAAGAAGAGCAAAATGGTGATGAag GAGTTTAGAGAATTTGACTGTGAAACCCAAACTTCCAAAGATAAAGATGAATTAGAGATTTATCTAAAAGAAGGTTTGATTCACACCAATGAAGATGATTTGAAGTATGATGTGCTGAATTTTTGGAAGATTAATGAGGATAGGTTTCCCACTCTGTCAGTTATGGCCAGAGATGTTTTAAGTATTCCCATCACTACAGTAGCATCTGAGTCTGCATTCAGTATTGGTGGACGTGttttaacaaaatatagaaGTTCCACTCTTCATGAGCATGTTCAAATGCTTATTTGCACAAGGAGTTGGTTACGTGGATTTGTTCCAAATCATGATG ATGATGAAATTGGTGAaattcatgaagaagaagcgTCAACAGAAACGATGCATCCCCCTCAACATTTATGA